The sequence TAATAACGTGCTTTTAACTCTATTTTTAATTCACCAAAAATTTCTTCGTTGGCGTTGTAAACTGTAATTAGATTATCGTTTGTTTCTGCTTTTAATTGCATCTATTTTAGTAATAATAACCAAAACCTAAATTGATGGTTCCGGTGTTTAATTTACGTTCGATGTTATTGTACTTTGTAGCGTTAATATCGCCAATTGTGGTGTAATTAATAGTGAAAAAGGCTTCTTTCGTTAAGGTAACATTTAATCCAAAATTTACTAAATATTTCCAATTTGTTTTTTGTGATTTGTCTGTAATAGAAACTATTCCATTATCCATTTTTTCTTTAATTCCAAAATTTGGTCCAGCTCCAATTCCTACAAAAAAATCAAAAGGAGATTTGTATGTATTAAACAAATCAAAATGTAATCGCGCTTGAACCGGAATTAATGATGAGGTTCTTGAAATTTCGTTCCATTTATTTTCTAACATTGTATTTGCATTGAATGTTGTTTGATAATAACCCAAACCAACCTCGATAGTTTTTGATGCGCGATACATTAAATTAAAATTTAATAATGTACTGTTTCCGTTGAGATTGGGTTGGTCTTGAATTTTGT comes from Flavobacterium sp. I3-2 and encodes:
- a CDS encoding outer membrane beta-barrel protein, with amino-acid sequence MIRFFIYITTLLLSFALFAQNDSLKNNLPKLTFEITGGLGNGNYKIQDQPNLNGNSTLLNFNLMYRASKTIEVGLGYYQTTFNANTMLENKWNEISRTSSLIPVQARLHFDLFNTYKSPFDFFVGIGAGPNFGIKEKMDNGIVSITDKSQKTNWKYLVNFGLNVTLTKEAFFTINYTTIGDINATKYNNIERKLNTGTINLGFGYYY